A genomic window from Sphingobacterium spiritivorum includes:
- a CDS encoding MFS transporter yields the protein METKLRNGILPFAIVTFIYFIVGFLTTVNEQLQAPLKFTFLAEAGSLKNTFTTLISFFFFLGYLLNGTLASKWVNAAGYKNTLLRGLLFMISGLLMYLCSSWFGYQYPHLALHFADAALPYGFIIFIIGSYLMGTSAAVIQVVVNPYVASYELPGTQAVQRLNITTAINSIGTTSAPFFVTVVMFSGISIANIEIRQLLMPLLALIACVIVVTLITRQLHLPDIANTRAASGEKLERSIWSFRHFALGVMAIFFYVGTEVAIGANINLHAFELMESGQPMSFFGKTDIIIGGVDLGIHALLSTLYWGGFLVGRAISSFFSKISAKTQLTVTTILATILAIIAMITQNLWFLVAIGLLHSTMWSCIFSLSIKGLNKYTSKASGVFISAVFGGAVFTLVQGGLADILGSWRWTWSLTVICELLMLSYALFGSRIRPKDIVN from the coding sequence ATGGAAACAAAACTTCGGAATGGCATACTGCCTTTTGCCATTGTAACCTTTATATATTTTATAGTCGGCTTTCTGACTACGGTAAATGAACAATTACAGGCTCCACTAAAATTTACTTTTCTCGCAGAAGCAGGTAGTCTGAAAAATACCTTTACTACTTTAATTTCATTCTTCTTCTTTTTAGGATATCTACTCAATGGTACCCTGGCGAGTAAATGGGTCAATGCCGCAGGCTATAAGAATACCTTGCTGCGTGGGTTGCTATTTATGATTTCGGGACTGCTTATGTACTTATGCTCTTCCTGGTTTGGCTATCAGTATCCGCATCTTGCCTTGCATTTTGCAGATGCAGCGCTCCCTTATGGATTTATAATATTTATTATCGGCTCCTATCTGATGGGAACTTCTGCCGCAGTGATACAGGTAGTGGTCAATCCCTACGTAGCTTCTTATGAATTGCCGGGTACTCAGGCAGTGCAACGACTGAATATTACTACAGCGATCAATTCCATCGGAACTACTTCTGCTCCGTTTTTTGTAACTGTAGTGATGTTTAGCGGAATCTCTATTGCCAATATCGAGATCAGACAATTGCTGATGCCACTGCTGGCGCTGATAGCCTGTGTGATAGTCGTCACCCTTATCACGCGTCAACTGCACCTTCCGGATATTGCTAATACACGTGCGGCATCCGGTGAAAAACTGGAAAGAAGTATCTGGTCATTCCGACACTTTGCATTAGGTGTCATGGCGATCTTTTTTTATGTAGGTACAGAAGTTGCCATAGGTGCAAATATCAATTTACATGCCTTTGAACTTATGGAATCCGGACAGCCGATGAGTTTTTTTGGTAAGACTGATATTATTATCGGAGGAGTTGATCTGGGAATACATGCCTTACTCTCTACCTTATACTGGGGAGGTTTTCTGGTCGGAAGAGCGATCTCCAGTTTTTTCAGTAAAATATCAGCAAAGACACAGTTGACAGTCACCACAATATTAGCGACCATACTGGCCATTATTGCTATGATTACACAAAATCTCTGGTTTTTGGTTGCGATCGGACTACTGCACTCTACAATGTGGAGCTGTATTTTTTCATTATCCATCAAAGGACTTAACAAGTACACTTCTAAAGCTTCCGGTGTATTTATCTCGGCCGTATTTGGTGGCGCCGTATTTACTTTGGTTCAGGGAGGACTGGCGGATATTCTCGGATCCTGGAGGTGGACATGGTCACTCACGGTTATCTGCGAACTGCTCATGCTTTCGTATGCCTTATTCGGTTCACGAATCAGACCCAAAGATATTGTAAACTGA